A genome region from Triticum aestivum cultivar Chinese Spring chromosome 2B, IWGSC CS RefSeq v2.1, whole genome shotgun sequence includes the following:
- the LOC123042513 gene encoding uncharacterized protein, whose protein sequence is MALRRLARRLAPVAFPPRLLPLPSPGHLRLFSTGEKEPPHFMAEYLVSTCGLSPAAAAKAAPRFAHLGSAERPDAVLAFLRSQGLAKAQVRAIVARKPALLLSDVDATLSPKFTAVRALGLRGADAARLFALFPAALTYGVRSNLLPRVLFWLDLLGSTTLLMKWLAKTWLLKYSVDLLLRNLAALRRLGIPDGRLTAAVRLRPTLIMQSPDKLRALVGRVEDACGGVPPSPGMYTWCLFALHNVGDRAFRAKKAAVTRALGCTDEEFAGMFRRAPCFVFAPEALLRRKVEFLRDTVGCGAGGIVRNPLLLTLSLDERMAPRCRAVEALRSKGVDIRKTNMVTVVRLPEAIFVERYILKYKGDVPELLELYPQARAKGTT, encoded by the coding sequence ATGGCGCTGCGGCGCCtcgcccgccgcctcgcgccggtTGCGTTCCCTCCCCGGCTCCTCCCGCTCCCCAGCCCCGGACACCTCCGCCTCTTCTCCACCGGGGAAAAGGAGCCTCCGCACTTCATGGCCGAGTACCTCGTCTCCACCTGCGGCCTCTCGCCGGCGGCGGCCGCCAAGGCCGCCCCTCGGTTCGCGCACCTGGGCTCTGCGGAGCGGCCCGACGCCGTGCTCGCCTTCCTCCGCTCGCAGGGGCTGGCCAAGGCGCAGGTGCGCGCGATCGTGGCCCGGAAGCCGGCGCTGCTCCTCAGCGACGTGGACGCCACGCTCTCCCCCAAGTTCACCGCCGTGCGCGCGCTCGGCCTGCGCGGCGCCGACGCCGCGCGGCTCTTCGCGCTCTTTCCGGCGGCGCTCACCTACGGCGTCCGCTCCAACCTGCTCCCGCGGGTGCTCTTCTGGCTCGACCTCCTCGGGTCCACCACCTTGCTGATGAAATGGCTGGCCAAGACGTGGCTGCTCAAGTACTCCGTCGACCTGCTCCTGCGGAACCTCGCCGCGCTCCGCCGCCTCGGCATCCCAGACGGCCGCCTGACGGCCGCCGTCCGGCTGCGGCCGACGCTCATCATGCAGTCGCCGGACAAGCTCAGGGCGCTGGTCGGCCGCGTGGAGGATGCCTGCGGCGGGGTGCCGCCCAGCCCCGGGATGTACACGTGGTGCCTCTTCGCGCTGCACAACGTCGGCGACCGCGCCTTCCGGGCCAAGAAGGCGGCCGTGACGCGCGCCCTCGGGTGCACGGACGAGGAGTTCGCCGGCATGTTCAGGCGCGCGCCGTGCTTCGTGTTCGCCCCCGAGGCGCTGCTGCGGCGCAAGGTGGAGTTCCTGCGGGACACCGTCGGGTGCGGCGCCGGGGGCATCGTCAGGAACCCCCTGCTGCTGACGCTGAGCCTCGACGAGCGGATGGCACCGCGGTGCCGCGCCGTCGAGGCCCTGCGGTCCAAGGGCGTGGACATCCGGAAGACGAACATGGTGACCGTAGTGAGACTGCCAGAGGCCATCTTTGTGGAGAGGTACATTCTGAAATACAAGGGAGACGTgcctgagctcctcgagctgtatcCTCAAGCTCGAGCGAAAGGCACAACATAA